GGTTTGACACCAGTATTGGCagcatttgttttattcactgggttatctggagtgatcagagaggagactaaAGAAGTGAAGTAGACAAACTGCTGATGTTTTAAAGTTCCATGAAATTAGTCTTTTTTAAATTGAActtacttaacctttatttaactaggcaagtcaattaagaacaaattattatttacattgacggcctacctcccgggccaaacccggacgacgctgggtcaattgtgcgccaccctatgggactcctaatcacggtcggatgtgatacagcctggttaCTAACCCTTGTGAGGATGAGGGGAGGATGATATGGCTCATAATTTTCACGACTTTTACCCCCTTTTAGAATAGTTTTATTCCCCTGTATTGTACAGCCTACTGGTATGAATACATATGTCATCCGGTACAACCAGAAGGGGACAGGTCACCCCtttgagcctggttcctctctacgtttCTTCCAAGGTTCCTGCTTGCTGTGGAGTTTTTCGTAGCCActttgcttctacatctgcattgcttgttcTTTGGGGATTGAGGATGGGTTTCTGTAAAGCTATTTGTGACAACTTCTGATGTAATAAGGTCTACATAAAATACATGTGATTGACATGTATATCACATCAACTGACTGGTTCTTCTGATGTTGTTCATACAGGAGACCATGTTGAGACATTCTCTACATCCAGAGAGCAACAGCAGGAAGATCACAGAGTGAAGAGGTCTCACCACTGCCCACATTGTGAGAAGATTTTCCCATTTCTATCAAAGCTAAAAATACATCTAaaaatacacactggagagaatcGGTATTCCTATACTGACGGTGGGAAGAATTTTACAACATCCAAGGCTCTGACAGTTCATCAAAGAGTGCACACAAGAGAGAagacttactcctgctctgactgtgtaaaatgcttcacaacatcaacttggctaaaagttcatcagagaacacacacaggagagaagccctaCTCCTGCTCTGATTGTATAAAATGCTTCACAACATCAGCTAAGCTAAAAGTTcataagagaacacacacaggagagaagccttacttctgCTCTGCCTGTTCGGCGAGTTTCTCTCATATGTGCAACTTAAAACGACATGAACGTATACACAAAGAGAAGATTTACTCCTGCTCTAACTGTGCGGCGAGTTTCTCTCTACTGTGCAAATTAAAACGACATGAAtgtatacacacaggagagaagccatactcctgctctgactgtggaaagagtttctctCGACTGGGCCACTTAAAAACACATGAACAAaaacatacaggagagaagccttactcctgctctgactgtggaaagagtttctctCTACTGGCCCACTTAAAAATTCACCAATACATACATacgggagagaagccttactcctgctctgactgtggaaagagtttctctCGACCGGGCCACTTAAAAACACACGAACAAaaacatacaggagagaagcctttctccTGTTCTGACTGTGTAAAATGCTTCACAACATCAACTGAGCTAAAGGTTCAtcaaagaacacacacaggagagaagccgtactcctgctctgactgtgtaaAATGCTTCCCAACATCAACTAGGTTAAAatttcatcagagaacacacacaggagagaagcctttcatCTGCTCTGACTGTGCAGCGAGTTTCTCTTTACTGTGCAACTTAAAGCGACATGAAAgtatacacacaggggagaagccttactcctgctctgactgtgcaGCGAGTTTCTCTTTACTGTGCAACTTAAAGCGACATgaacgtatacacacaggagagaagccttatcacTGCACTGACTGTGAGAAGAGATTCTACAGATTGGGCCATTTAAAAAGACACCAATGTATACATAAAGGAGAGAAGCCTCATCAGTTCTCTCAATCCAGCTGAGATTGGACTTCATTCTCATGTCATTAAATAATTGGCAAGGATGAATTGGATCAAATGAAGAAAGCGTAGAACACTCTTTTGTAATCCTATAGTTTCTCACTGTGAGAGAACTGTGCAGAAGAAAGGGAGAGTAATATAATTTTAGCCTCTCTTTACTTTACTGATCAGTGTGCACCTTGTCAGTTTTGGTGAGTTTTGTTAGTTTCTACTGTAAAGATATTGAGATTAATTTACGGTCGAATATCCTCTGTGAGACGTCTCACACTGGAGTCTGATGGTTGACTGGGTGGTACTGCTTCCCTCTGCAGTTTTCTGTGGGAATGAGCTAGTAGAAACAACATACtctgagtgtaccaaacattaacgacacctgctcttttcatggCATAAACTGACCAGGGGAATGATGATCGCTATGATCGTTAATAAGGTAGTttttgtgtatttattatggatccccattagctttcaGCAAAAAACAAGATACTGCAGTTGCAGTGGGCTAAGGAATGAAAACACTGGAGAATTttaaaaacattgcctggtctgatgaatcccggTTCCTGCTGTTTCATGCTGATGGGAGGACTGGGGGAGGAAACCACGAGGACATacatccagtggtggaaaaagtacctaaCTGTCAGACTGAGTAAAAGTtatgataccttaatagaaaatgactcaagtaaaatgagtcacccattaaaatactacttgagtaaaagtatttggttgtaaatatacttaactatcaaaagtaaaattatgaataatttcaaattcctgaaattaagcaaaccagatggtacAATTGTATTGTTTTTTATATTATGGATAGTcaggggctcactccaacactcagacatcatttactaacaaagcatttgtgtttagtgagtcttccagatcagaggtagtggggaggaccagggatgttatcttgataagtgtgtgaattgaaccattttctgtcctgctaatcataaaaaatgtaacaagtacttttgggtgtcagggaaaatgtgtgtagtaaaaagtacattttctttaggaatgtagtgaaataaaaGTTGCCaacaatataaatagtaaagtagagGTGCCACCAAAAACTACTAGAATAGTCCTTTAAATAATTTattcttaagtactttacacgaCTGCATGCATCCATGCCGTGTGTCAGCATTGCAggctggtggtgtgatggttgggGTGTGTTTTCAGGGCACACATTGGGCCCCTTGATAAAAGATGTGGAATGTTTGAATGCCACAGGATCTCTAAGGAATCCTTACCAATCAGGTGCCTCCcttcatggcagcagtgtatccaTCTGCAAATAGATTTCTTCAGCGGGATTACGCCACGAGGCTTGTCCAGGAATGGTTCCAAGAACATGACAGTGAATTCAGTTTACTGCAGTGGCCTGAcgagtcaccagatctcaatccaattgttCATCTCTGGGAGGAGATGGAAATAGCTGATGATGATCAGTTTTCAGCATTTAGTTTTGGTGGATT
This window of the Oncorhynchus nerka isolate Pitt River unplaced genomic scaffold, Oner_Uvic_2.0 unplaced_scaffold_1544, whole genome shotgun sequence genome carries:
- the LOC135568508 gene encoding zinc finger protein 135-like isoform X1 — protein: MASVKLEDCSQALELNVIIKYEEEEKIGTSVSHGDHVETFSTSREQQQEDHRVKRSHHCPHCEKIFPFLSKLKIHLKIHTGENRYSYTDGGKNFTTSKALTVHQRVHTREKTYSCSDCVKCFTTSTWLKVHQRTHTGEKPYSCSDCIKCFTTSAKLKVHKRTHTGEKPYFCSACSASFSHMCNLKRHERIHKEKIYSCSNCAASFSLLCKLKRHECIHTGEKPYSCSDCGKSFSRLGHLKTHEQKHTGEKPYSCSDCGKSFSLLAHLKIHQYIHTGEKPYSCSDCGKSFSRPGHLKTHEQKHTGEKPFSCSDCVKCFTTSTELKVHQRTHTGEKPYSCSDCVKCFPTSTRLKFHQRTHTGEKPFICSDCAASFSLLCNLKRHESIHTGEKPYSCSDCAASFSLLCNLKRHERIHTGEKPYHCTDCEKRFYRLGHLKRHQCIHKGEKPHQFSQSS